CGGCTTAAACAATACGCGTCAATAGACGGAAATTTTTCCTTTAACTTGGCAGCATCTAGCATTGTTAAATCAAGCCAGAGATGTTCAACGCCATTTTTCAATAAAATTTCGTAAATTTGATAGGACAGCTCGCGATGCAATTGAATATCTTCGGGCGGGAGAGTGTGGACCGCATGCAGCTTTCCCCCTTCTTCCAATAACTCAAGAGGCAAAGGGAAACACGGTTTGTCTTTTTCAAAAAGGCCGATCGGATGAAATTGAATCTGTTCCATATTCAGCAAGCGCGCTCCCGCTTGCGAAGCGATCGCCATCCCTTCGCCTCTTACCATGCTGGGATGGGTCGAATAGGGAAAAAGAGAGGACGCTCCACCTGTCGCCAAAATGACTTCTTTCGCAAGGATTCTTTCGACTTTTTGAACTTCATGATGATAGATGGCCACTCCTAAACAAGTCGGACGCTTATAAATATCGCCGATTTTCTTTGAATGCTTGTGCAAAGTCAGCAGTTCTATTAAACTATGATTAGCAATCCATTCGACATTGGTAAATTGCCTAAGCTGCTCTTGCAGACATCGGTGAATGTCAATACTGCCATTGCGATCCACTAAGTAATGGGATTCCAATAATTCATCTATACTGCGGCGGGCCAGCATGGCTAGCTGAGCGCTAGCATGTGCACAACCCATTTGATCTTGCCCCCCTTCTTGCAATTTCCGCACTCTTTCTTCCAATAACTCATGCTGAATAAAAGGAGCATGATAAGACCGTTGATCAAAACTGGATGTCATAAGCGTAACAGGAACCCCTCGCTTAGCTAAAGCCAAAGCAACCGCGCATCCCGCAATTCCCGCCCCTACCACTATGACATCTTTGACCTTCACAAATTCCTCCTTAACCTAATTTTCTTCATTTGCCTGGAAAGTTAGAGCGGATTGATAAATCCTTTTGCAGACAATAGAGAATAAACACCTATGAAGAAGCCTTCTTTTACAGCCGCCTACCCATCACTCGATTCTAATCCCATTAGCCAACACTCAAAGCCTTCTATTCTTGGCAATGACAAGCATTAAAGTGGAATAGGTCAATCGGCCCATGCGGGCATCAGCCCCCTCCTCCTTTTCTTAGAGGATGTATTAAAACCCATAGTTGAGCGCGTGGACAGACTCTTAGCAATTCGACAACAATCTCTTACTAAATGATAAACACATAAAAATTAAAATAAATTCTTATCTCGAAATTAAATCAAGCTTCATTTTATTCTAACCGTTATGCGTTCCCATTATTCTTTATTTCAATCTCATTTAGATCTTGCCCATCACTATTGGGATCAGTTGCTTAGGCCAGGAGACTCTGCGATTGATGCTAC
The nucleotide sequence above comes from Candidatus Protochlamydia phocaeensis. Encoded proteins:
- a CDS encoding FAD-dependent oxidoreductase, producing the protein MKVKDVIVVGAGIAGCAVALALAKRGVPVTLMTSSFDQRSYHAPFIQHELLEERVRKLQEGGQDQMGCAHASAQLAMLARRSIDELLESHYLVDRNGSIDIHRCLQEQLRQFTNVEWIANHSLIELLTLHKHSKKIGDIYKRPTCLGVAIYHHEVQKVERILAKEVILATGGASSLFPYSTHPSMVRGEGMAIASQAGARLLNMEQIQFHPIGLFEKDKPCFPLPLELLEEGGKLHAVHTLPPEDIQLHRELSYQIYEILLKNGVEHLWLDLTMLDAAKLKEKFPSIDAYCLSRGFNIAKDPLPVVPVARYTGGGIATERTGQSSLQRLRALGEVACTGLFYPFRDESINVLESLTWALTCAEDIAKHLSKFIYYFPEIKETAYAIEGGAGIIEEDWRLLRQIMWHYVGIKRDKQRLKRGCAMLEQLLAANAASEQPFSIDQIHLSNAIQSALLIARAARQAQAEVSADVLLNDPHFYQISTH